The nucleotide sequence GAGAGATTGCGCGCGGGCCCGACGTTCCCGACGCCACTCCCCGTCCGGTAGAGCTCGATGCCGAAGCGCGGCTGATGTTCGAGGACAATTTCGCCAAGCTTCCAGAACTACGCCTTGTGTACCCCACCCCGGCCCAGTTCGACGGGGACGAAATGGCACTGAACGTGCTCGCCAACTATCTAGGCTCGAAAGCCTCCCCGCTCTACCGCCAGGTTGTCGAAGGCGGGCTGGCCGCCAACGTATTCTCGTTCCACCGGGCCGAGGAACTGGCCGGGGAACTCGCGATCCTGGTTCGCGCCAATGCAGGCACCGACCTCGATGCCGTCCTGGCCGCGGTCGACGCCGGCCTTGCCGAAATCGCGGCCCAAGGGATTCCCGAAGGCGAGCTGCTTCGCATCCAGGCCGAATCCGAAACCGGCCTCTACAACCAGCTCTCCACAGTGCGCGGCAAGGCAGAGGCGCTGGCTATCGGCAACGAATTTGCCGGAGATCCGGCATACATCCTTAAGACCCTCGCCGACGTCCGGTCCCTCGATACATCCGATATCGAGCGTGCATTTGCCGCGCACGTCGCCGGACAGCCGCGCGTCATCACCAGCTTCGTGCCCAAGGGCGAAGCCGCGCTCGCCGTCGACAAGAGCGAAGTCGCCAAGGTCTGGATCGAGGAAGTCGGCGAAGGCAGCGCCGACGAGGAAGTGAGCCAGGGTGAAGCGGCGGAGTTCGCGAAGACGCCCACCAAATACGACAGGTCCGAGCCGGCTTTCGGCGAATTGCCGCTGTCGAAGACGGTTCCGACCTGGAAAGCCGATCTTGCGAAGAACGTCTCGCTTATCGGCACGACCTTCGACGAGACCCCCGTGGCTTCCTTCATCATCACGTTCGAAGGCGGGACACGGCTCGACACGGATGAAGGCCTCGGGACGACGGCCCTGCTCGCCAGTCTGATGGAAGAAGGCTCCGCCACGCGCAGTGCTGCGGAAATCGAGCAGGCCCTGGGACGCCTCGGTGCCGGCTATTCGGTAGGTGCGAACTCCGACGGGGTTTCCATCAGCGGGACCACTCTCGCGCGCAACCTGCCTGCGGTGGTCGAGGTGTTGTCGGAAATCATCGCGACACCGCGCTTTACCCCTGAAGCTCTGTCGCGTGCACGCGACAAGCAGTTGTCTGCCATTCGTAGCGCGCAGGCCAATCCTGCTGCGATTGCGGCCCTCGCTTTCAATGCCCTGGCGTACGGCGACCACCCGGAGGGTCGCCGCGCGATCGGAACCATCGAGACGGTCGAGGGGATCGACCTCCAGGCTCTGCGCGATCGCCACGCCGCGCTCGGCTCCAACGGCGTACGCATACACGTCGCAGGCGATGTGAGCGAAGCAGCAGCGACCGCGGCCTTCGCGCCGCTGGCAGGCTCGCTCGCGCGGGACGAAGCCCCAATCAAACTGGCGCCTGCCGCGGATACAGGCGTGGCAGGCAACGTCTACTTCATCGACGTGCCGGGTTCGAAGCAGAGCGTCATCCGCGCCGGACGTCTGACGGTCGCGTCCGACAGCCTCGAGCACGAACGGATCGAGTTCGCGAACCAGAAGCTCGGCGGCTCCATCGGCGGCGACCTGGCGCAGATGCTGCGTATCGAGAAGGGCTACACTTACGGTGCCTATTCTGCTGTAAGCGGCGGCCGTGTCACTCAGCCATGGGGCGTACAGACCAGTGTGCGCGCCAATGCGACAGGCCCGTCGCTAGAGATCATTCGCGACATGGTAGCAGCCTACGGCCAGAACTTCGGCGAGGCCGAAGCGGATCTTACTCGCAACCAGATCATCAAGGACACGGCGCGATCGCAGGAAAGCCTGGGTGCCAAGCTCGGGCTCATTGCCGAGATGGCTAAATACGGCTTGTCGGACCTTCTGGTCGAAGAACGCCAAGAGCGGCTACTCGCCATGTCCGTGGAAGATTTCCGCAAGACCGCGCAGGAATGGTTCGATCCGGAAGAAATGATCTGGGTCGTGGTCGGCGACGGGGAAACCCAACGCTCGGCAGTAAAAGAATTCGCTGCGGGCCTGCCCGGCGAGTTCATCGAATTGGATACCGAGGGCAATCCGGTGGGAGAGTGAGTCCGAGGCTGACCCGCGAGCACGACCGGTAGGAGACCATTGGAGGCTGCACGGGATTAGCGGAAGGCATCGTGTAGAGGCTCGACAGCGCGTTCGGGACCGATAGGCCAAAACATGCCATCGGCCCCGACATCGCGGTGCACCCGACTGTTCGCTACTAATTTGGAAAGTGGTGCCCCATAGACGACAAAAATGGGCACTCAAATCATTGGGAAATTTTGCTCCCACGTCCATAGCATACGACAGTTACCTGCTTAGCAGTGCTTGATGTGACTGAGACGACAGGAGGTGCGATCAGCCTTTGGCGGCACCCTCTGCGATCGTTTCAAAACCATCACATATCGGTAGACTGAAGGTGGATGAGGTGAAAGGATGCCTCACGAATGAAAGACATACTGACCCGAAGTGATAGGCGGGTTGCGGTCCTTGATATTGAAGCCTCCGCTTTGGGCTCTGGGAGCTATCCAATCGAAGTTGGTTTGGCGCTGGTCCGAGGTGAGCCCAACCCGATCGAAACCGGGGCAAGGATCATCCGCCCGACGGCCTCGTGGCTAAGAAGTGGTATCTGGTCTCCGGCCTCGGAGGCAGTCCACGGATTGTCGCTCCAAACTTTAAATCAGCACGGTTATGATCCGGGCGAGGTCTGTGATTGGCTAAATGCCCTTCTCGGTCATCAGGTGATCGTGGCCACGGATGCTCCAAGATACGATCAGGACTGGCTAGACAGGCTGTTCGACGCTGCAGGTCGGAAACAGCAATTCACGGTGTATCACTTCGAAGTTCTTACTCACGGCTTCAGTGCAGATCAGCATAGACACCTGGCCTACCTATTGAAGCGCGCACCGATCCCTCATCGCGCCGCGCCTGACGCGTTGCGGCTAGCCACTAAATTGATGGAGGCTCACCTGGGCTATCCTCCACGCACCGCACCGATGGAACCGACAGCCTCCGATTGAAGTCGGAGCCCCCACCTGTCTCCAATCACAAACGGCAGGAACGGGGCCGTAAGCCGACAGTCAGCTTCTGAGTTGCGCAGGCTCGAAAGCTGCCGTTTGTGGCTAATCAATATTCGCAGCGATCACACCGTAGGGATTGTCCCGCCATCAATGACATACTCAGATCCAGTTATGGTTGCTGCTCGATCGGAAGCCAGAAACGCGATCAGATTTGCAATCTCTGCGGGTTCAGAAGGTCGACCGATCGGAACACCGCCAAGGGAATCCATGATCATTTGCTTTCCTTGCTCTACGCTCACGCCATGATCGGCTGCGAGGCGTGTGGCGAGAGCGACGGAGCTTTCCGTCGCGATCCAACCAGGCGAGACGCGCACAACGCGAACGCCCTTGGGCGAGACTTCCTTTGAAAGCGCTTTGCTATAGGTCGATAAAGCCGCCTTTGCTGCAGCGTAGGCTGTTGTAGCCTGGGGCAGTGGCAGTTCTCTCTGGATGGATGTTACGTGGATCACCACACCCGATCCTTGCGCTGTCATCGAAGGGAGCAAGGCTCGGTCGAGGCGCACCGCGGGCATCAAGTTGAGGTCGAATTCCTTGCGCCACTCTTCCTCGTCGAGCGCTTGATACCCACCGGCCGGTGCAGAAGAACCGCCGAGCATATGCACAACGATATCTACCCCGCCAAGGCGATCGAGCACGGCTTGCGCCACGACAGCGCATCCATCCGGTGAAGTAAGGTCGGCGGCAACGAAGTCCGCCTCCTCCATGTCACTTGGCTTGCTCCTAGCCGTTGTCAAAACGTGGACGCCGAGGTCCATTAGAAGTGCGACGGTAGCCGCACCTGCGCCTCGGGTCCCCGACGTGATTAGCGCCCGCTTGCCGCTGAGCGATAGAAAGTCGCTCACGGTACGATCTCCAGTTTGGCGATCTTGTCGTCTGCGAAGGCGAAGATGTAGCGCAAGTCGACCGGGCTTCCGGGAAAATTACCGACAAGATGTCCTGTCACGACGATCCGACCGTGCTCGAGAGCGATAGTAATCGGCTTGACGGTGTAGGTATATTGAGTGGAGGCATTTGCCATCCACTGGCGGATGGCCTCGCGTCCAGTGTAGGTATTTCCTTCGTCGATAACGACAGCGTCCTCAGCAAAGCATTGGACGATCGCATCAGGGTTTGCGGTCTTATCGGCCTCGAAATACTCGCGGACCACGTCGGGCAAATGGACAGGCATTATCATTCTCCAGCTCGGATTGGTGTTCGTTGAGAAGCACCGACCGGTTCGACAAAATCCAGATAGGCCTTTACTCACGTCCCGATAATCTAGATAAAATGGGATAATCTATCCGGGATTTCAGGATAATGGCCAATTACAGCTTGAGCGATTTCGATGCCGTCCTTGCGATCGGTCGCAAAGGTTCGTTTCGAGCGGCTGCGGTCGATCTGGGGATGTCGACAAGCGCCTTGAGCAGCGCAATCGCCAAGCTGGAAAGCCAACTGGGTGTTCGCTTGTTCAATCGTACGACCCGCAGCGTTGCACTTACTGAAGCAGGCCGACGCTTTGTAGATCAGGTCACGCCCGCATTAAGAGACGTCCACCAAGCGCTGGACACAGTTCGATCGCAGCAAGATACGCCTTCTGGGACATTGCGTATCAACACATTCCCCACTGCTGCACGCGAAATCATGGGGCCGCTTATCTTGGAGTTCCTGAGGCGCTTCCCCGACGTCCACATCGATCTCGTCACTGAAGGCAATCTTACTGACATTGTCGCCGACGGTTTCGACTTCGGTGTGAGGAGCCTGGACCTGGTCCCGTCCGACATGATCGCCATTCCGGTCACTCCAGCCAGGCGGCACGTCGTCGTGGCGTCCCCAGCATTTTTGGCTGATCGAGAACGCCCGCGAGTGCCAGCGGATCTGCTCTCTCACCGATGTATCCGCGTGCGCCTTCCCAATGGAGCAATGTACCGCTGGCATTTCGAGGCCCAAGGCCAACCAGTGGATATCGAAGTCCGCGGTCCCATCATCCTCGATGAGGCAAGCGTCGCTCGAATGGCCGTCCTCGAAAACATCGGCTTCGGCTTCTTCATGGAATCTGATGTCCGGCCTGACATCGAGGCGGGGAGGATGGTGCAGGTTTTGGATGAGTGGACACCGGCGCTAGCGCCCTTGTGCCTTTATTATCCGAGCCGCCGAAATCCCCCTGCGGCGTTCAAGGTTTTCGTCGATCTGGCACGTGAGATTTCGCGCGCCTCACGGTAACTTTGGCAATTTGGGCTGCGTCCACATTTCACGATGCAGTCCCGGCTCGAACAACACTACTCTGTCCGAGCCGGGGATTATCGGGTTCATTCGCTCACTGAGACTCTCAGACGAACCGGGATGTTACGCTGCACGGCATGCGAATAAGGGCAAACCGTGTCGGCCTCCGCCACGAGCGCCTCGGCCTTGCCAAGTTCTAGACCCGGGAGAGATATTTCGAGCGATACCGTCAGGCCAAAGCCTTTGTCATCGCGCGGACCGATGCCTACAGTGGCGGAGACGCTGGCATTACTCGGCACCTGCGCGAACTGCCCCTGACTGCCGACGAACTTCAGCGCACTGAGGAAGCAAGCGGCATAGCCAGCCGCAAACAATTGCTCAGGATTATTGCCTTGGCCATTGCCGCCCAACTCCTTGGGTGCTGCGAGCGAGACTTCGAACGCACCATCATCCGTGCGCGCCGCGCCGTCACGCCCTCCGGTTGCAGTAGCGCGGGTGGTGTAGAGGATCCTGGTCATAAGGATTTCCTTTGTTGGTCAGGTTCAGCGCGAGAAGGCGTAGCGCAAACGCTGGGCGCCCTGGGCGATCGCAGCGCGGGCAGGTTCGCTGGCGGCGAGCGGGTTGAGCATCACGAAATCGTGTATGGTCCCTCCATAACGGGTCGTCGCCACGGGCACGCCAGCTTCGATCAGGCGGCGGCCATAGGCCTCACCTTCGTCGCGCAGCAGGTCGTTCTCGGCCACAATGATCGTGGCTGAGGGCAAACCGGTCAGTTGATCGAGCGAGGCGCGAAGCGGGAAGGCCAGAACGTCCTTGCGGTTCTCGGCGGGGTAGTTAGCCTCGAGGAAGTAATCCATCGCCTTGCGGGTAAGGAACGGTCCATCGCCGAACTCGCGATACGAGCTATTGTTCGAGACATCATTGGTCACCGGATAGAACAGCAACTGGTGGCTGATCTTAGGTCCCGCACGATCCTTTGCCATCATGGTGATAGCGATCGCCATGTTGCCCCCGGCGCTGTCTCCTGCGACGGCAAGACGCGAGGAGTCGATGCCGAGCGAGGCGCCATGCGCGGCAACATATTCGAGAGCTGCGTAAGACTGCTCGTTGTTGACGGGATAACGGACTTCCGGGGCGTTGTCATATTCGACGAAGACAACTGCAGCGCGTGACTGGACAGCCAGTTCGCGGATCAGGTGGTCGTGAGTGTTGCGATCTCCCATCACCCAGCCGCCGCCGTGGTAATACAGCACAGCTGGAAGCTGTCCTGATGCATCAGCCGGGCGGACGATGCGAATACGAACTTGGCCGGTGGGGCCGACCTTCCAGACCTGGTCCTCCGTCGTCGTGGCAGCCGACGCGTCGACCTTGCCAGCCTGCACGCCAGCCAGGACAGCGCGCGCCTCTTCGTAAGGCAGTTCGTAGATTGGCTGACCCGAGGCGGCTGCTTGCGCGAACGCGGCGGCGGAAGGCTCGAGGGTGTTTGCAGTTGCGGCGGACGAAAGGACGCTCAGGAGGGCGCTGGAGGCGAAAACTGCGGATTTGGTGAACTTCGACATGATATGGGCTCCTATTTAGATCGCACGCGATTGAAGCGGGTGCGACCTAAATACAACGGCGATTCGCAATGTCAACCCTTGCGATTAAATCGTGTGCGATTTATATGGATCGCATGACGAAATCAGTTCCTCCTGCCTATGAAGGCAATCCGCTTGATCAGTTCCTTTGCTTCTCCGTTTATGCGGCAGGGCTGGCGTTCAACCGCGTCTACAAGCCCTTGCTCGACCGATTTGACCTTACCTATCCGCAGTATCTTGCCTTGGTCGCGTTGCGCGGACAGGACGGACAAACGGTGAAGGAGCTCGGTGCCAAACTGCATCTAGAATCCAACACTCTCACTCCGCTCTTCAAGCGATTGGAAGCTGCAGGACTCTTAACGCGCACCCGGGACAAGCAGGATGAGCGCGTCGTACGACTTGGACTTACGCCGGCTGGCGCGAAGTTGACTGATGAGGCGCTCGGATGCGTTCCCACCTCCATCCTTGAAGCAACTGGAATGGAGGCTTCCGACCTAAAATCTCTCAACGACAAAGTCGCAGCACTCGGCGCGGCATTGCGGAACACCGCAAGCTCCTAACACTGTGCGTTCACTGTCGCCGAATTAGTGACACGGCTCTGGTAGCGGTGACAGCTCCGAACCCACATTTCGGCATAAGACGCTTAGGTTAGTGGCGCTATTGTGATCAATTTATCGCCGCAAGGGCGGCGCCGGAGCTAGCGACAGCAATTGGGCCGATTGCGGACTGTCAGGTTTTGTCCGGCTGACCGAAAAAAATACGACATCGCTACGCGCCAACATGAGCCGTACAAGACCTTGGGACGGGCTTTCGGAGACCTGCTTGAAAATACAGCCACGATATCCGACCGATCGAGATTGAAGGCGGGATATCGAGAGAAGCTGTTGCCTGCAAATCGAGGCTTTGGTGCATTTTACACACTTTGCCGGTCCGCAATTTCCTCTGTTAGAAGAACAGCCGCAACTCGCTTACGCTGTGCCCCTGACAACGAGCGTCGGCGGCATAACGATGCTTTCTGTCTCTTCGCCAGCAATTCGTCTCAGAAGCAGTTGAACGATCGCACGGGCACCACCTGCGATATCTTGCCGAATGGTCGTCAATGGTGGAGCGGTTTGCTGTGCAATCGGAAGATCATCGAAACCAACGATTTTCATGTCTTCCGGGACGTTCCGGCCAAGTTTGCGCAACTCTCCTAAGCAAGCCAAGGCAAGCAAGTCGGTCGCCGCGAAAAGGCCGTCGTAATTGCCGACTGCCTTCTCCATCAAGGTGGCGACCTCGGTCGTCATCCCCGATGTCGCGAGATGGGCAGGAAGCTCGGAAAGTGTCAGCCCGAAGGATTGGGCCACTTGGTTCGCCCCGGAATATCGTGCCGCGAATTCCGGGGCGTTCGTATCCCCCACGAAAGCCATTCGCTTTGCGCCCGCAGCTACCAGTCTCTGCATGGCTAGCTTGCCGCCTAGCAAGTTATCCGATCCGACCACGCAATGGCGCTGTCCTTCGCGGTGCTGGCCCCAGACTACCATTGGCCGATATCCGTCTGCCACCTCTTCAAGGTGGTTGAACTGATCCGACTGACCAACGACGATAACCCCGTCGATCATTCCAGAGCCAATAAAAGGGTCGAGCCAGTCTTCGTCGCTCGCCGGTACCACGCGGCGGAGCATGAGGTCGTAGCCTTTCTCGGTCAGCTCGTCGGCGAGGTGACCCAGAAGGGTGAGGAAAAACGTGTCTGAGACCTGCTGCTTCTGTTCGTGTCCGAGCGGAATGATGACGCCGATCACGCCAGTTCTCTGACGCCGCAGGCGACTGGCCATCTGGTTCGGGCGGAACCCATGCTCGCGAGCGATGGCCTCGATTTTTTCACGCGTCTTATCATTGACGAGGCTGTTACCCGCCAGGGCTCGCGAAACAGTGCCCGGTGAGACACCGGCCAGTTTCGCAAGATCGGTGATCGTGCGAACGGGCCGGTCGTCAGGTTTGCGGTCTACGGGCATGTTAGCCTCCTAGCCTAGCCAGCCTGGGGCTGCATCACTTTTGGCACCGGACGTCCTGCATCGACGAACATCGTGGCGATCGCCCCCAGGATCATCAAGCCTCCGCCAAGCAACAACACGTTGCGCGGATCCCCCCCAAGCAGCGGCTCATAGAACAGCGGCATGGTTAGTGTCTGGATCAGCATCGGGATGACGATGAACATGTTGAAAATGCCCATGTATATGCCGTTGCGTTCCGGCGGGATGGCGTCGGCGAGCATGACATATGTATTGCCCATCATGCCTGCCCAGCCGATTCCGATACCCAGCATCAACATGAACAAGGCGGCCGTGGTCTCTACTCCTGGAATCAGCAGCATGGCTATTCCCGACGCCGTGAGACAAAAGGCATGCGTCAACCGTGCGCCCAGCTTTCTTACGATAGGGATCAGGACCAGCGCTCCAAGGAAAGCGATGAAATTGTAGAGCGCACCAGCTTGCTGCGTCGTCAGGGTCGCATCGCGGAATGCCGCGCTCGAAGGATCGGACGTATCGTAGAGCGACCGCCCGACGGCGAATGTGATGTACTGCCAATAAGCAAACATCGCGTACCACTGGCACAGCATGGCGAGCGACAATTGACGCATGGCCTTGGGCATTTCGCGTATGGCACTGACTATGTCTGCAAGAGTAGCGGCTGGCGTAAGGGGTTTGTCGGCCAGTGTCGCCTTTTCTTCATCGGTCATCGGCAATTCGGGGACGCGCCAGACGGACCAGGCGATAGTGCTGATCGACAGGATCGCACCGATGATGAAGGCGATCTTCACGACCACCGGGATACCGTTGGCATCCAGCACGTCTCGCGCCACGAAGCTCGTGAGCAGGGTGGGAGCAAGATAGGACAGGGTCTGCGCGAGCCCGGTGAAGGCACTTTGCGTAAGGAACCCTATCGAACGCTGGTCCGGCACGAGGCGGTCTGCGACGTATGCGCGGTAGGGCTCCATGGTGATGTTGTTACCCGCATCGAGGATCCACAGCAGACTGGCCGCCATCCACAGCGTGCTGGAATACGGCATAAGGAACAGGCTGATCGAACAGATGATCGCGCCGATCAGGAAGTAGGGTGTGCGCCGGCCATACCGTGACGACGTCCGGTCGCTCATCGCGCCGATGATCGGCTGCACCAACAATCCGGTCATCGGTCCCGCCAGCCATAGCAAAGGCATCGTCGCCTCTTCCGCGCCCAGGAAACCGTAAATCGGACCCATGTTTGCCTGCTGTAGCCCGAAACTGAACTGCAGGCCGAAGAAGCCGATGTTCATTTCGATGATTCGCAATAGCGAAAGCCGCGGTTTTGCGATGCTTTGCATACCTTCCAATCCTCTTCCCCGGCAGGTCTGAAGCCTGCTCCATTCCCTCGACTGACACGAATCCAGATTTATTGCAAACGTTTGCAAAAATCGGTTGCAAACGTTTGCAATCGTCTTATGCCTTATAGCGAATCGTGGGCCGGCAGAGCGTCGCGATCTTGGGATAAGGAGTGGATGCCATGAAGTTTCGTGCAGTTCTGGCCGTGGGCGTTGCCCTCTCGGCCCTATCAACCACCGCCAATGCGCAGAACGCGGCGCCTGCCGCAGATGGCGATCCAGTTCTGGAAGATGAAGTCATCATCGTGACCGGCGTGGCGCGGGCGCAGAACCGCCTCGAGAGTTCCGTTTCGCTGAGCGTGCTGGACTCCGAATCCATTGCAGATGTGAACCCACGCTCGGCTGCGGACCTGGTTCGCCAGATCCCGGGTATCCGCTCGGAAGCTTCGGGTGGTGAAGGCAATGCCAATATCGCCGTGCGCGGCATCCCGGTTTCGACCGGCGGTGCGCGATACATCCAACTCCAGGAAGACGGCCTGCCGGTTCTCGAGTTCGGTGACATCATCTTCGGCAACTCGGACAACTTCGTTCGCGCTGATCGCAATGTCGGTCGCGTCGAGGCCGTTCGCGGCGGTTCGGCCTCCACCTTTGCTTCAAATTCGCCCGGCGGCATCATCAACTTCGTGTCGAAAACCGGTGAGAAGCAGGGTGGTTCGATCGTTGGATCGATTGGGCTCGACCACGAGACTTATCGGCTCGACTTCGATTACGGCGTACCGCTTGGCGACGACACCTATTTTCATGTCGGCGGCTTCTATCGCACTGGCCAAGGGGCGCGCGATATCGGCTACAACGGTAGCAATGGCGGCCAGATCCGTGCAAACCTGACGCAGGAATTCGATGGTGGTTACATCCGCTTCTTCGGCAAGTATCTGGACGACAAGACGCCAACCATCCTGCCACAGCCGGTATTCGTCGGAGGCACCAACGCCGACCCTGACTATCAGGCCATCGCCAACTTCGATCCGCGCGACGATGCTCTCTACAGCCGCTACATCAACACCGTGGCGACGCTTGACGGCAGCAACAATCCGGCCGTCTACGACTTCCACGACGGGCTTTCGGTGAAATCGAAATCGTTCGGTGTCGAAGCGGAAATCGAATTCGCCCCCGGATGGACTGCCACAAACCGCTTCCGTTATTCGGATAATTCAGGTGCTTTCCTGTCGCCGTTTCCGGCCAGCGCGGGGGCCGCGCAGGACATCGCTGATGGCATCGGCGGTCCGGGTTCTTCAATTGTATTCGCGACAGGTCCCAATGCGGGGCAAACCGCCACTGCTTCCTCGATCGGTGGCAACGGGTTGCTGACCAACATCGTGAACTTCAACACGCGCTTGAACGATCTCGGCCTGATCGCGAACGACCTTCGCATTTCGCGTGATTTCGATGTCGGTGGAGGTGCGCTGACCTTCACCGGCGGCTTTTACGCCAGCCGCCAGAATGTCGACACCGACTGGCTGTGGACTTCGCATGTGCAGACTGTGGAAGGCGACGGCAACGCCGTGCTGGTCGATATCGTCGACGCGAGCGGCAACACCGTCACGCAGAATGGCGTCGTCGGATACAGCGCGAGCTTCTTCGGCAATTGCTGCCGTCGCAATTACGATGTGCGTTACGACACCTATGCGCCCTTTGCCTCATTGTCGTTCGAAAGCGGTGCGCTCACGCTCGATGCCAGCATCCGGTATGACTACGGTAGTGCGGACGGTTCGATCACCGGATCGGACAGCGGTTATGGCAACGGTATAACCAGCTTCGATTTCGACAATGACGGCACGATCAGCCCCGCGGAAGCTTCGACGGCGGTA is from Qipengyuania gaetbuli and encodes:
- a CDS encoding organic hydroperoxide resistance protein gives rise to the protein MTRILYTTRATATGGRDGAARTDDGAFEVSLAAPKELGGNGQGNNPEQLFAAGYAACFLSALKFVGSQGQFAQVPSNASVSATVGIGPRDDKGFGLTVSLEISLPGLELGKAEALVAEADTVCPYSHAVQRNIPVRLRVSVSE
- a CDS encoding 3'-5' exonuclease, with product MKDILTRSDRRVAVLDIEASALGSGSYPIEVGLALVRGEPNPIETGARIIRPTASWLRSGIWSPASEAVHGLSLQTLNQHGYDPGEVCDWLNALLGHQVIVATDAPRYDQDWLDRLFDAAGRKQQFTVYHFEVLTHGFSADQHRHLAYLLKRAPIPHRAAPDALRLATKLMEAHLGYPPRTAPMEPTASD
- a CDS encoding M16 family metallopeptidase; the encoded protein is MRNKLVLAVSAIALATSQANAQESAGAPDTSQQASTADAAGEVRLDYEKFVLGNGLEVILAVDDSDPIVSLMTVAHVGSAREKPGRTGFAHFFEHMAFNDSENVPQGANRRDIPAWGGDRNGYTTRDRTVYYETVPIDAFDKLLWIDSDRLGFMINTVTEDALEREKQVVKNEKRQRVDNAPYGYVGEVVAGALYPEDHPYNWTVIGSLPDLQAATLADVREFYDAYYGPNNATLAIVGDIDIAETKAKVERWFGEIARGPDVPDATPRPVELDAEARLMFEDNFAKLPELRLVYPTPAQFDGDEMALNVLANYLGSKASPLYRQVVEGGLAANVFSFHRAEELAGELAILVRANAGTDLDAVLAAVDAGLAEIAAQGIPEGELLRIQAESETGLYNQLSTVRGKAEALAIGNEFAGDPAYILKTLADVRSLDTSDIERAFAAHVAGQPRVITSFVPKGEAALAVDKSEVAKVWIEEVGEGSADEEVSQGEAAEFAKTPTKYDRSEPAFGELPLSKTVPTWKADLAKNVSLIGTTFDETPVASFIITFEGGTRLDTDEGLGTTALLASLMEEGSATRSAAEIEQALGRLGAGYSVGANSDGVSISGTTLARNLPAVVEVLSEIIATPRFTPEALSRARDKQLSAIRSAQANPAAIAALAFNALAYGDHPEGRRAIGTIETVEGIDLQALRDRHAALGSNGVRIHVAGDVSEAAATAAFAPLAGSLARDEAPIKLAPAADTGVAGNVYFIDVPGSKQSVIRAGRLTVASDSLEHERIEFANQKLGGSIGGDLAQMLRIEKGYTYGAYSAVSGGRVTQPWGVQTSVRANATGPSLEIIRDMVAAYGQNFGEAEADLTRNQIIKDTARSQESLGAKLGLIAEMAKYGLSDLLVEERQERLLAMSVEDFRKTAQEWFDPEEMIWVVVGDGETQRSAVKEFAAGLPGEFIELDTEGNPVGE
- a CDS encoding MarR family winged helix-turn-helix transcriptional regulator; translation: MTKSVPPAYEGNPLDQFLCFSVYAAGLAFNRVYKPLLDRFDLTYPQYLALVALRGQDGQTVKELGAKLHLESNTLTPLFKRLEAAGLLTRTRDKQDERVVRLGLTPAGAKLTDEALGCVPTSILEATGMEASDLKSLNDKVAALGAALRNTASS
- a CDS encoding LacI family DNA-binding transcriptional regulator, which codes for MPVDRKPDDRPVRTITDLAKLAGVSPGTVSRALAGNSLVNDKTREKIEAIAREHGFRPNQMASRLRRQRTGVIGVIIPLGHEQKQQVSDTFFLTLLGHLADELTEKGYDLMLRRVVPASDEDWLDPFIGSGMIDGVIVVGQSDQFNHLEEVADGYRPMVVWGQHREGQRHCVVGSDNLLGGKLAMQRLVAAGAKRMAFVGDTNAPEFAARYSGANQVAQSFGLTLSELPAHLATSGMTTEVATLMEKAVGNYDGLFAATDLLALACLGELRKLGRNVPEDMKIVGFDDLPIAQQTAPPLTTIRQDIAGGARAIVQLLLRRIAGEETESIVMPPTLVVRGTA
- a CDS encoding LysR family transcriptional regulator gives rise to the protein MANYSLSDFDAVLAIGRKGSFRAAAVDLGMSTSALSSAIAKLESQLGVRLFNRTTRSVALTEAGRRFVDQVTPALRDVHQALDTVRSQQDTPSGTLRINTFPTAAREIMGPLILEFLRRFPDVHIDLVTEGNLTDIVADGFDFGVRSLDLVPSDMIAIPVTPARRHVVVASPAFLADRERPRVPADLLSHRCIRVRLPNGAMYRWHFEAQGQPVDIEVRGPIILDEASVARMAVLENIGFGFFMESDVRPDIEAGRMVQVLDEWTPALAPLCLYYPSRRNPPAAFKVFVDLAREISRASR
- a CDS encoding alpha/beta hydrolase — protein: MSKFTKSAVFASSALLSVLSSAATANTLEPSAAAFAQAAASGQPIYELPYEEARAVLAGVQAGKVDASAATTTEDQVWKVGPTGQVRIRIVRPADASGQLPAVLYYHGGGWVMGDRNTHDHLIRELAVQSRAAVVFVEYDNAPEVRYPVNNEQSYAALEYVAAHGASLGIDSSRLAVAGDSAGGNMAIAITMMAKDRAGPKISHQLLFYPVTNDVSNNSSYREFGDGPFLTRKAMDYFLEANYPAENRKDVLAFPLRASLDQLTGLPSATIIVAENDLLRDEGEAYGRRLIEAGVPVATTRYGGTIHDFVMLNPLAASEPARAAIAQGAQRLRYAFSR
- a CDS encoding SDR family oxidoreductase; the protein is MSDFLSLSGKRALITSGTRGAGAATVALLMDLGVHVLTTARSKPSDMEEADFVAADLTSPDGCAVVAQAVLDRLGGVDIVVHMLGGSSAPAGGYQALDEEEWRKEFDLNLMPAVRLDRALLPSMTAQGSGVVIHVTSIQRELPLPQATTAYAAAKAALSTYSKALSKEVSPKGVRVVRVSPGWIATESSVALATRLAADHGVSVEQGKQMIMDSLGGVPIGRPSEPAEIANLIAFLASDRAATITGSEYVIDGGTIPTV
- a CDS encoding MFS transporter; the protein is MQSIAKPRLSLLRIIEMNIGFFGLQFSFGLQQANMGPIYGFLGAEEATMPLLWLAGPMTGLLVQPIIGAMSDRTSSRYGRRTPYFLIGAIICSISLFLMPYSSTLWMAASLLWILDAGNNITMEPYRAYVADRLVPDQRSIGFLTQSAFTGLAQTLSYLAPTLLTSFVARDVLDANGIPVVVKIAFIIGAILSISTIAWSVWRVPELPMTDEEKATLADKPLTPAATLADIVSAIREMPKAMRQLSLAMLCQWYAMFAYWQYITFAVGRSLYDTSDPSSAAFRDATLTTQQAGALYNFIAFLGALVLIPIVRKLGARLTHAFCLTASGIAMLLIPGVETTAALFMLMLGIGIGWAGMMGNTYVMLADAIPPERNGIYMGIFNMFIVIPMLIQTLTMPLFYEPLLGGDPRNVLLLGGGLMILGAIATMFVDAGRPVPKVMQPQAG
- a CDS encoding nuclear transport factor 2 family protein; this encodes MPVHLPDVVREYFEADKTANPDAIVQCFAEDAVVIDEGNTYTGREAIRQWMANASTQYTYTVKPITIALEHGRIVVTGHLVGNFPGSPVDLRYIFAFADDKIAKLEIVP